A part of Crassostrea angulata isolate pt1a10 chromosome 5, ASM2561291v2, whole genome shotgun sequence genomic DNA contains:
- the LOC128185994 gene encoding adhesion G protein-coupled receptor B3-like, translated as MMTPFCCLIVLGLLDMVFIPAVSGIVCMSDARCRNMMNVEPDEEAYCQFNFFRVGCCHVRKRPAHWTAWSQWGHCSVTCGSGTSSSTRTCTGSGSCSGSSLKTKTCQAYPYYCPVTVDGYFEDWNEWSSCLQTCGSGYRTRSRACIPPKNGGAPCSQNNRETQQCVLKHCPVDGYLEDWSNWSTCSQTCSSGLRTRSRACIPPQYGGAPCSQNDRETQQCMLMPCPGLSCPECDADLNCVRNRTCSPGEVCMIRNRPFNVNCVTKHDCTLQKITPGAEIECCKDDQCVTNIIP; from the exons ATGATGACACCGTTCTGTTGTCTTATTGTACTGGGTCTATTGGACATGGTCTTTATTCCAG CCGTGTCTGGAATAGTGTGTATGTCCGACGCCCGATGTAGGAATATGATGAATGTCGAGCCCGATGAAGAGGCTTACTGTCAATTCAACTTTTTCAGAGTTGGCTGCTGTCACGTCAGAAAAA GACCAGCACATTGGACAGCATGGAGTCAGTGGGGACACTGCAGTGTGACTTGTGGTTCGGGAACAAGTTCATCGACTAGAACCTGCACCGGAAGCGGATCTTGTTCCGGATCATCTTTAAAAACTAAAACTTGTCAAGCGTATCCTTATTACTGTCCAG TTACAGTTGACGGGTACTTTGAAGATTGGAATGAATGGAGCTCGTGCCTTCAAACCTGTGGGTCGGGGTATAGGACGAGGTCACGTGCTTGTATACCTCCTAAAAATGGCGGTGCTCCCTGCAGTCAGAATAACCGAGAGACACAGCAGTGTGTGTTGAAGCATTGTCCTG TTGACGGATACCTCGAGGACTGGAGTAATTGGAGCACGTGCAGTCAAACCTGTAGTTCTGGACTAAGAACCAGGTCACGTGCATGTATACCTCCCCAATACGGCGGAGCACCTTGCAGCCAGAACGACCGAGAGACACAGCAATGTATGCTGATGCCTTGTCCGG GATTATCCTGCCCCGAATGTGATGCAGACTTAAATTGTGTAAGGAATCGGACCTGCTCACCTGGTGAAGTTTGTATGATTCGGAACCGTCCATTCAACGTTAATTGTGTCACG AAACATGACTGCACATTGCAGAAAATTACGCCTGGTGCTGAGATCGAGTGTTGTAAAGATGACCAGTGTGTCACTAATATCATACCTTAA